From Microbacterium sp. CGR2:
GGTCCACGCGATCGTCGCCCAGCATCTCCGCCCAGTTCTCGAAGATCGCCGGATCACTGTGCACCGGTTGCATCGATGCGGTCACGCCGAGTCGCGCCATCCGCTCCGCCGTTCCGGGCGCGGCGTACTCGAGGTGCTCGATGCGGTGTCTGCGGAGGCGTCCGCCATTGACGGCCACAGCGTGTTCGATGGCATCGAGGGCGATCTCGCTGGCGTAGTCGCCGATCGCGTGCTGTGCGACCTGGAGGCCCGCGGCATCCGCTGCAGCCACGACGGGCTTCAGCTGCTCGATCGGCCAGATGGGCTCTGCGTTCGTGCCGTCGGCGTACGGATGCCGCAGGGCTGCGGTGCAGGCGTCGATCACTCCGTCGAGGATGAGTTTGATGCCGACGATGCGCAGCCACGGCGTCGACGCGGAGCGCGCGAGTTCCGCGGCACGCGCGACCTGCGCGAGGTTCGCGGCCTCATCGCCTGTGTTGTTCACGATCCAGTGCGCGGCGACACGGATCGGCAGCTCGCCCCCGTGCCTTTCCTGCGCGCGCCGGAACGCGTCGAGTCCGAACTCGTCGAAGGCCATGTCGATCGCACCCGTGACCCCGGTGGCGAGATATGCCGCGATGACGCGTTCCGCATCGACGTCGCGGTCGGCGTCGGTGGTCGCCGCGTCCCGATGAGCCCAGGCATACTGCGTCGCGGCGGTCTCGTACAGGAGCCCGGTCGGTTCTCCGGCAGCATCCTTGGCGATGTGACCGCCGAGCGGATCGGGGGTATCGCGCGTGATGCCGAGCTCGGCGAGGGCCGCGCTGTTGACCCAGCAGGAGTGATAGTCGTTGGCGTCGAGGTACACGGGGATGTCTGCGACGACGGCATCGATCATCGCCGCCGTCGGCGTGCCGTCGGGTACCGAGTCGAAGAGCCACCCTCGTCCGCGGAGGACGGTCGCCGATGGATTGTCGGCGCGGGCTTCGCGCAACAGAGTCTGGATTTCCTCGAGGCTGCGGGAAGCGGTGAGCGGGACCTGGCCGAGTGCGGCACCTGTCATCAGCAGGTGGGTGTGCGCGTCGGTGAACCCGGGAAGCACCAGCCGGCCTCCGAGGTCGACGGTCTTGTCGGCTTCGGGGGCATCGTCGGCGCTTCCCACGTGCACGATCGTTTCGCCGTCCATCACGAACCCTTCTGCCCACGCGGCCGTGGGGTCGGGATCGGCGGTGAAGATGCGTCCATTCACGTAGTGAGTGATCACGGGCGTCCTTCCTTTCCGAGAGAGGTGCGCAGCAGGCCCGCGTAGACACCGGCGGCTACGACCATGCCGACCGGAACGGACAGGTCGACGTACCCCGTGGCCTGAGCGACGGGTCCGGACCAGACGCTCGTGGAGAGGCACAGAGCTGTGGCGACTCCCCCGAGGAAGAGTGCGGTGAGGCCCGGGATGCTCCAGCCTGCCGAGTACCAGAATCTGCCGCCCTGGCGGTCCTCGAACAGCTCGACGCCGTCGTAGTCGTACCGGCGCAGGACGACGTCGACGGCGAAGATGGCCATGGCCGGGCCGGAGACGATGACCAGGAACTGCAGCATGAGGTTCGCTGCCTCCACGAGGTTCGAAGACAGCACCAGGTAGATCGTCAGCGCGGTGCCGACCACTCCGACGATGATCGCCGCGGGGATCCGGCGCAGGCGGAATCCGATCGCCTGGAGCGCCATGCTGGAGGTGTACGCCGTCATCGCGTTGAGCGCGATCGTGTTGATCACCACTCCCACCACGAGGACAGGCCCGAGCCACACCGGCAGGAGGTCCAGCAGCGCGACGTCGATGCCCGCCGAGTAAGCGTCGACACTCAGCCCGGTCGCGAGGAGCACGCCGACGGTGGTGAAGACGATGAAGGGAACGGCGCCGCCGAAGGCTGTGGCTGCGGCGATGTGCGACGGCTTCGTGTCGCGCGGCAGGTAGCGGGCGATATCGGGGCTGTTGATGAAAGACAGCGGAGTGGAGGCGAGGATGGTGAATCCGATCGTGACCGCCGACCAGAGGGCCGCACCCTCGAGGGGAACGGGCGACGAGTACTGCCAGTCGACTGTCGGCAGGATGAAGCCCGCCACCGCCAGGAAGATGACGAGGAGCGCGCCCGCCATGTACGGGTATGCCCGCAGGATCAGCCCGTGGCCGAAGATGGCCACCAGGATCGTGATCGCGGCGACGACGACCGTGACGCCGATCGGAACCC
This genomic window contains:
- a CDS encoding cytosine permease encodes the protein MTQPAPVVAEHADAPTHPETRGIELIGDAERHGRARDLFLIWAAPNVSILNLTIGASLILLGLEIWQAIAVILAASVLWVFPGIVAGSGPAAGTSGSVVTRAMYGILGNRLFVAFVGWFIGAVFLSLTWLASSFMGADLLRRAGMDDPVWVPIGVTVVVAAITILVAIFGHGLILRAYPYMAGALLVIFLAVAGFILPTVDWQYSSPVPLEGAALWSAVTIGFTILASTPLSFINSPDIARYLPRDTKPSHIAAATAFGGAVPFIVFTTVGVLLATGLSVDAYSAGIDVALLDLLPVWLGPVLVVGVVINTIALNAMTAYTSSMALQAIGFRLRRIPAAIIVGVVGTALTIYLVLSSNLVEAANLMLQFLVIVSGPAMAIFAVDVVLRRYDYDGVELFEDRQGGRFWYSAGWSIPGLTALFLGGVATALCLSTSVWSGPVAQATGYVDLSVPVGMVVAAGVYAGLLRTSLGKEGRP
- a CDS encoding amidohydrolase; this encodes MITHYVNGRIFTADPDPTAAWAEGFVMDGETIVHVGSADDAPEADKTVDLGGRLVLPGFTDAHTHLLMTGAALGQVPLTASRSLEEIQTLLREARADNPSATVLRGRGWLFDSVPDGTPTAAMIDAVVADIPVYLDANDYHSCWVNSAALAELGITRDTPDPLGGHIAKDAAGEPTGLLYETAATQYAWAHRDAATTDADRDVDAERVIAAYLATGVTGAIDMAFDEFGLDAFRRAQERHGGELPIRVAAHWIVNNTGDEAANLAQVARAAELARSASTPWLRIVGIKLILDGVIDACTAALRHPYADGTNAEPIWPIEQLKPVVAAADAAGLQVAQHAIGDYASEIALDAIEHAVAVNGGRLRRHRIEHLEYAAPGTAERMARLGVTASMQPVHSDPAIFENWAEMLGDDRVDRAFPWPEYEEAGALLAFSTDAPTAPHDALANMYVASTRASALDRSVPATHPQFALPLAAAIGHATRDAAASVGDGEWRGRIAPGFAADLVVLDTDPFAEGAASLLEARVIETIVAGRSRYRAGDGR